From uncultured Methanobrevibacter sp., a single genomic window includes:
- a CDS encoding DUF749 domain-containing protein: MFIAILGGIFKFKDLPEEYGPYVQFKAAIEGRDEIDDNDEIAILDITGTGSHHVLFLDKYTNLNEIKRELREADAKVNVTTLKILEGHL; this comes from the coding sequence ATGTTTATTGCAATTTTAGGCGGAATATTTAAATTTAAAGACCTTCCTGAAGAATATGGTCCTTATGTACAATTTAAAGCGGCTATTGAAGGTAGAGATGAAATTGATGATAATGATGAAATCGCTATTTTAGACATTACCGGCACTGGTAGTCATCATGTTCTCTTTTTAGACAAATACACTAATCTTAATGAAATCAAAAGAGAGTTAAGAGAAGCAGACGCAAAAGTTAATGTTACTACCTTAAAAATATTGGAAGGACATTTATGA
- a CDS encoding DUF2096 domain-containing protein: MSTLPIEQSWLVIANLSSELHKKGIPIPKELNKDLGLVKSQIGFYKKDPSHPDMINEMAKADMSLNEIQGVLLSLAESYDKDFYEEWLDKLQRANRGEEIFKISDTQSRFIQNVPPGLSYAKITLRNPIAEDRVQEIAEYYGLIMEFDTDSTIALYGEKSNIQLALKEMAPFFAE; the protein is encoded by the coding sequence ATGAGTACATTGCCTATAGAACAATCCTGGTTAGTTATCGCTAACCTTTCTTCTGAGTTACACAAGAAAGGCATTCCAATTCCAAAGGAATTGAATAAGGACTTAGGTTTGGTAAAATCTCAAATCGGGTTTTATAAGAAAGACCCTTCTCATCCAGATATGATTAATGAGATGGCTAAAGCTGATATGTCCTTAAATGAAATTCAAGGAGTATTGCTCTCTCTTGCAGAAAGTTATGACAAGGACTTTTATGAGGAATGGTTAGATAAGCTTCAAAGAGCAAATAGGGGAGAAGAGATCTTTAAGATTTCAGATACCCAATCTAGATTCATTCAAAATGTTCCTCCAGGATTATCATATGCAAAGATTACTTTAAGAAATCCAATTGCAGAAGATAGAGTACAGGAAATAGCCGAATATTATGGGCTTATAATGGAATTTGACACTGATTCAACAATTGCATTGTATGGTGAAAAGTCAAATATCCAATTGGCTTTAAAGGAAATGGCTCCGTTTTTCGCTGAATAA
- a CDS encoding metallophosphoesterase, translating to MKILAISDVHGKKSESLINYLKQNDDISLVLIAGDITDFSITEFEPLSFVKPFIDELVEECDVDVFAIPGNCDPAGICNAIKESGPDEKPAFCLHNQLIAYENVVIMGYGGSNPTPFNTPGEIDDDKIYLHVYELLAEYDYIGNDAVPRVTILLTHAPPYDTKADTIESGAHVGSQGVKKPIHEFQPNINICGHVHEACSIDMVGNTTVANPGRLEDGHAVLIEVDENAMYTIGIVSLE from the coding sequence ATGAAAATTTTAGCAATTAGTGATGTACACGGTAAAAAGAGTGAAAGCTTAATCAATTACTTAAAACAAAATGATGATATTTCTTTAGTATTGATTGCTGGAGATATTACAGATTTCAGCATTACTGAATTTGAACCTTTAAGTTTTGTAAAACCATTCATTGATGAACTCGTTGAAGAATGTGACGTGGATGTATTTGCAATTCCTGGTAATTGTGACCCTGCAGGAATCTGTAATGCAATTAAGGAAAGTGGTCCTGATGAAAAACCTGCTTTCTGTTTGCATAATCAATTGATAGCATATGAGAATGTGGTTATCATGGGTTATGGGGGATCAAATCCAACTCCTTTCAACACTCCTGGAGAAATTGATGATGATAAGATTTATCTCCATGTATATGAGCTTTTAGCTGAGTATGACTATATTGGAAACGATGCAGTTCCTAGAGTAACCATTTTACTTACTCATGCACCTCCTTATGACACTAAAGCAGATACCATTGAAAGTGGTGCTCATGTAGGAAGTCAAGGTGTTAAGAAACCTATTCATGAATTCCAGCCTAACATAAACATCTGTGGTCATGTGCACGAAGCATGCTCCATTGACATGGTGGGAAATACCACAGTTGCAAACCCTGGAAGACTTGAAGATGGACATGCAGTTTTAATCGAAGTGGATGAAAATGCTATGTACACTATAGGAATTGTTTCCTTGGAGTAA